Proteins from a single region of Desulfovibrio sp. JC022:
- the coaD gene encoding pantetheine-phosphate adenylyltransferase, protein MAEVKPVTAVFPGTFDPFTRGHFSLVMRGIKTFHKVIVAVAGSTSKNCKFSLEERVDMAERIFAHHPQVEVDSFDGLLVHYVEQSPANVIMRGLRAVSDFEYEFQMALMNRRLDNDIQTIFLMTDYKWMYLSSSIIKDVAVNGGDIKGLVPRQIYDEVIERLVPGK, encoded by the coding sequence ATGGCAGAAGTAAAGCCAGTTACAGCAGTATTCCCCGGAACTTTCGATCCTTTCACCCGTGGCCATTTCTCTTTGGTCATGCGCGGAATTAAGACATTTCATAAAGTAATTGTTGCTGTGGCAGGCAGCACATCCAAGAATTGTAAGTTCTCCCTTGAAGAACGGGTGGATATGGCTGAACGTATTTTTGCGCATCATCCGCAGGTGGAAGTTGATTCTTTTGACGGGTTGTTGGTTCATTATGTTGAACAAAGCCCGGCTAACGTAATCATGCGTGGATTGCGCGCTGTTTCAGATTTTGAATATGAATTCCAGATGGCACTTATGAACCGCCGTCTTGATAATGATATCCAGACGATCTTTTTAATGACCGACTATAAGTGGATGTACCTCAGTTCTTCCATTATCAAAGATGTGGCTGTGAACGGTGGTGATATTAAAGGTCTGGTGCCGCGTCAGATTTATGATGAAGTAATTGAAAGGCTCGTTCCCGGAAAATAG
- the rsmD gene encoding 16S rRNA (guanine(966)-N(2))-methyltransferase RsmD: MRLISGKYGGRVIKTASGPGYRPATSKVRQAIFSMLESRGVDWDGLRVADMFAGSGSLAIEALSRGAEFAFFVEKNGRAAALISTNLKELGASPKEYKVFKTDLFKVLGKAPDKPYDLIFIDPPYGYDLLPKALDAALENGWLSEDGFVLAEVEDKVEPPESEHVDRLDLLVNKLYGQTRILLWQK; this comes from the coding sequence ATGAGACTGATAAGCGGCAAATACGGTGGTCGGGTAATCAAGACCGCCAGTGGTCCCGGATACCGTCCGGCTACATCCAAGGTTCGGCAGGCTATTTTTTCCATGCTGGAATCAAGGGGCGTGGACTGGGACGGATTGCGCGTTGCGGATATGTTCGCCGGAAGCGGCAGTCTTGCCATTGAGGCCCTTAGCCGGGGGGCGGAGTTCGCTTTTTTTGTGGAGAAAAATGGGCGCGCCGCTGCCTTGATCAGTACCAATTTAAAGGAGCTGGGAGCTTCTCCCAAAGAGTATAAGGTTTTTAAAACCGACTTGTTCAAAGTACTCGGGAAAGCCCCGGATAAACCGTACGATCTTATTTTCATCGACCCACCATACGGATATGACCTGCTGCCCAAGGCCCTTGATGCGGCTCTTGAAAACGGCTGGCTTTCCGAGGACGGGTTTGTACTGGCGGAAGTGGAGGACAAGGTTGAGCCTCCCGAGTCGGAACACGTGGACCGTCTCGATCTGTTGGTAAACAAACTCTATGGTCAGACAAGGATATTATTATGGCAGAAGTAA